The following nucleotide sequence is from Citrus sinensis cultivar Valencia sweet orange chromosome 6, DVS_A1.0, whole genome shotgun sequence.
AGCTTCCTTGTCAGAATCAGATGTTGAAATCTCATTAACAATAGGTGTATCCGAGTTCACGGCCTCATCAGAACCATCAAAATCTAGCCTCCCTTTTACATGATCCCTCTTACTCAGCCTTGTCAAGTTTGTCTTCAATGGCGAGGAAGAGGAAATGCAATGGTTCCTCTCCATTGTGTAGACTGTCATTTGTTTGTATGGGCTCACTGTAACTCTCTCCGATGAAATGACAGTGCAGTTAGTAGGAGTTATCTCTTGAGGAGTACTATTGGCACTTGAATTAGCAACGAAAGAATTTCCCAATGGAGATTTATCTGCTTGAGAGGAAACTGGCTGTGGTGGGGTCTTGGGGCCAGAGGAATTGGTAGGAGTGGGAATTGAACCCTGATTGAACAAACTCTTTGCAACACTGGATCCTTGAATGAGTGATCCATTGGGCGAACGGTTGTGAGGTGATAACTCGACCACAGAGGAAGACTGGGCAGTATCCTGATTAGAGACTTTACTCTTTGATTGTGTTGctggattgaaaaaaaaaatgcaataacaAACAAGTGTGTTACCATTCCaaaatagagatatttttaagtaaCAAACGCTACAAGGACATAAATTGAATGCTTGATTTTGGAATAAACTTACCTTTGTTTGACAAATTCTTGGAGGCTATCTTACTGCAAGATTTCTTTGAAGCTGGTGGGGCGGCGTCCAACAGAACCTTTGAACCTGCTCTCTTCCTTGTTAATGGGCAATTTGGAACTGCTGGGCAATTTGACAAATTGGATGGCACGGACATTGGCACAACAGTTGGTGTGTTGTGCACAACATAACCTGTTAAGCAATCACCAATGGATCAGTTTCAAACACATGAATTGTTTTTCACTTATGAACACTACAAAGCGGAAAGAACGTGAATCCATGCATTCCTCTTAATGATCCaacaagaaacaagaaaaatcaTCATGATGACTCAAAATAGGCCATGAAATTGAAACTTTATCAAGATTAATGCTGCTCACAGCTAAAAAATGCCACAAGCATAACTAACAAAGATATCATCAACACTCACAATAAACTCAAGAATGTCAATCAATacttgttttataataaaaccTTAAACACAAGTCAAAGTAATATCCCATAAAACCATTGTTCTGTTGTTGGTTATTTACGGTTTAGATTTTCATTCTTGAGTTTGCCTTCCAAatcaaatgcaaaattaaGCAATTAGTCATGAAACCAATTAAACAAAGTCAAACCATAATTTCAAATCACGCATAGATATGGAAAAACAACTAGATCTgcacaaatgaaacaaaacCCTCAGAGATTCTAAATAAGTAAAGTTCAATCAAATGTAAAATTGAAAGTTAAGTACCAGGCGAGGATCCACTAGATGGGACAGAATGAGGAACAACAACCGTCGGTTGTGCTGGCCTTGCAACTGGGGCCTGAATCATCGGCGGCGTAGAAGAACTCGCGTTGTAAGCGTTCATAACATCTTGCATACCGTATAACAGCGTCTGGACCCTCAATTTTTCTTGATCCAATCGAGCCCTCTCCTGTTCTAACATCACCTTCTGCTCCTTCAAACATACATACTCATTCAGCATCGCCGCCAGACTCAGCAAACTCTTCGGAGCCTtcgcagaaaaataaataaataattagccACAAGCCCAATTACACATGCCTTAATCCccaaattaaactattaataataataataataatccttcATGGGTACCTCGTGAACAGGAGATTTTG
It contains:
- the LOC102609016 gene encoding uncharacterized protein LOC102609016 isoform X1 — translated: MGKQNRSKKPDNIFGKGKVTPMQVAFIVDRYLSDNNFPETRSVFRTEASSLISKSPVHEAPKSLLSLAAMLNEYVCLKEQKVMLEQERARLDQEKLRVQTLLYGMQDVMNAYNASSSTPPMIQAPVARPAQPTVVVPHSVPSSGSSPGYVVHNTPTVVPMSVPSNLSNCPAVPNCPLTRKRAGSKVLLDAAPPASKKSCSKIASKNLSNKATQSKSKVSNQDTAQSSSVVELSPHNRSPNGSLIQGSSVAKSLFNQGSIPTPTNSSGPKTPPQPVSSQADKSPLGNSFVANSSANSTPQEITPTNCTVISSERVTVSPYKQMTVYTMERNHCISSSSPLKTNLTRLSKRDHVKGRLDFDGSDEAVNSDTPIVNEISTSDSDKEADIFDMDFPNLDALGPNFSFSELLVDLDLDCEGIGRPSQPSLSASMNNDSGTSHESGNANMGVDQIVSEYSSTVTEVVAGKDINAEGPDNTLTSVKSITKCIRILSPAKGCKNSFDQQNC
- the LOC102609016 gene encoding uncharacterized protein LOC102609016 isoform X2 translates to MGKQNRSKKPDNIFGKGKVTPMQVAFIVDRYLSDNNFPETRSVFRTEASSLISKSPVHEAPKSLLSLAAMLNEYVCLKEQKVMLEQERARLDQEKLRVQTLLYGMQDVMNAYNASSSTPPMIQAPVARPAQPTVVVPHSVPSSGSSPGYVVHNTPTVVPMSVPSNLSNCPAVPNCPLTRKRAGSKVLLDAAPPASKKSCSKIASKNLSNKATQSKSKVSNQDTAQSSSVVELSPHNRSPNGSLIQGSSVAKSLFNQGSIPTPTNSSGPKTPPQPVSSQADKSPLGNSFVANSSANSTPQEITPTNCTVISSERVTVSPYKQMTVYTMERNHCISSSSPLKTNLTRLSKRDHVKGRLDFDGSDEAVNSDTPIVNEISTSDSDKEADIFDMDFPNLDALGPNFSFSELLVDLDLDCEGIGRPSQPSLSASMNNDSGTSHESGNANMGVDQIVSEYSSTVTEVVAGKDINAEAKGCKNSFDQQNC